The following proteins come from a genomic window of Daphnia carinata strain CSIRO-1 chromosome 6, CSIRO_AGI_Dcar_HiC_V3, whole genome shotgun sequence:
- the LOC130690330 gene encoding metaxin-2-like, producing the protein MPSVLLTDSISFELGALEPWPSDVKLYQPYEVEQILLQDQANSLAVQVFLRMCGLEFQVEMRSNAEHMSPSGKLPFIKCGAFVVADLDPVVSFVANKGINLTDHLDAAQKADMRAYMSLANNILGNAELYISWCDETVLNEVTCPRYGSVYSWPLNTLLTWRKQKQVTKKLTALGWITKTLDEVYEDVDHCCNALSERLGNHLYFFNDRCTELDAVVFGHVFTLLTTPLPDNRLASIVRSYPNLVEACQFLEKTFFQKPTAKTTDDDGDNFN; encoded by the exons ATGCCATCAGTTTTATTAACGGATTCTATTTCCTTTGAGCTTGGTG CTTTGGAACCTTGGCCTTCTGATGTTAAACTTTATCAGCCATATGAAGTTGAACAAATTCTTCTACAAGATCAAGCTAATTCCCTTGCTGTCCAAGTTTTTCTCCGAATGTGTGGACTAGAATTTCAG GTTGAAATGAGAAGCAATGCAGAACATATGTCACCATCTGGTAAATTGCCTTTCATCAAATGTGGTGCCTTTGTAGTAGCAGATCTTGATCCTGTTGTCAGTTTTGTGGCTAACAAG GGTATCAATCTAACTGATCATTTGGATGCTGCTCAAAAAGCTGACATGAGGGCCTATATGTCATTAGCAAACAACATATTGGGCAATGCAGAA TTATATATCAGTTGGTGTGATGAAACAGTCTTGAATGAAGTCACTTGTCCTCGATATGGTTCTGTTTATTCTTGGCCTTTGAACACACTGCTGACATGGAGGAAACAGAAACAGGtcacaaaaaaattaacagcTCTAGGATGGATTACAAAAACACTTGATGAA gTTTATGAAGATGTCGATCATTGCTGTAATGCCCTTAGTGAGCGCCTAGGAAATCACCTCTATTTCTTTAATGATAG ATGCACGGAATTAGATGCTGTTGTCTTCGGTCATGTCTTCACCCTGTTGACTACACCCTTGCCTGATAATCGTCTAGCATCCATCGTACGTTCCTACCCCAATCTGGTCGAGGCTTGTCAGTTCCTCGAGAAGACTTTCTTCCAGAAACCAACTGCGAAAACAACGGACGATGATGGCGACAATTTCAACTAA